From one Dermacentor andersoni chromosome 1, qqDerAnde1_hic_scaffold, whole genome shotgun sequence genomic stretch:
- the LOC129387988 gene encoding uncharacterized protein produces MPRPKAGRARKAGAPKAGARSRPSSPLPGADTDTDQLRYLVSMVKELECVLESTFATTQAYAHRICRNVDMWFDNIIRTVPKEVLDRPYKEVWENIPCSVQQAEKPQTAEFCTGPT; encoded by the exons ATGCCTCGACCTAAGGCAGGCCGCGCACGTAAGGCAGGTGCACCTAAGGCAGGCGCACGTTCGCGCCCCTCGTCACCCCTTCCTGGAGCTGACACAGACACCGACCAACTCAG GTATCTGGTGTCAATGGTCAAAGAGCTGGAGTGCGTGTTGGAGTCAACATTTGCAACAACTCAGGCCTATGCACATCGGATCTGCCGCAACGTAGACATGTGGTTCGACAACATCATCCGCACGGTGCCCAAG gaGGTGCTCGACCGTCCTTACAAGGAGGTCTGGGAGAACATAC CATGTTCAGTGCAGCAGGCAGAAAAGCCCCAAACCGCCGAGTTTTGCACTGGTCCCACTTGA